A stretch of Bifidobacteriaceae bacterium DNA encodes these proteins:
- a CDS encoding DIP1984 family protein, translating into MKLAEALAQRSDAARKLEQLRSRISDNATFQEGEIPAEDPATLLREADATVTTLEGLMRRINQTNAIATLDGGVTLTAAIARRDALRMRHSTLVKAADAASRAGAHGWGRQLRSELMTVSALDVPALRGQADAVAQELRALDLKLQEANWKVELAE; encoded by the coding sequence ATGAAACTGGCCGAAGCGCTGGCGCAGCGGAGCGACGCCGCGCGCAAACTTGAGCAATTGCGTTCCCGCATTTCCGACAACGCGACCTTCCAGGAGGGCGAGATCCCCGCTGAAGACCCCGCCACTCTGCTGCGGGAGGCGGACGCCACCGTGACGACGCTGGAAGGGTTGATGCGTCGCATCAACCAAACCAACGCCATCGCCACCTTGGACGGCGGCGTCACGCTGACGGCCGCCATCGCCCGCCGCGACGCGCTGCGCATGCGGCACTCGACCTTGGTGAAGGCGGCCGACGCGGCCTCGCGGGCCGGCGCCCACGGCTGGGGCCGCCAACTGCGGTCGGAGCTCATGACCGTGTCCGCCCTCGACGTACCCGCCTTGCGCGGCCAGGCGGACGCCGTGGCGCAGGAGTTGCGCGCCCTGGACCTCAAGCTTCAGGAGGCCAACTGGAAAGTCGAACTAGCCGAGTAG